The Prionailurus viverrinus isolate Anna chromosome B1, UM_Priviv_1.0, whole genome shotgun sequence genome includes the window caGGAATATGCATGCATAGAGGCACAACTATATAAAGACGAAGCAGCAAGAAGGCGGCCGTCTAGAAGACAGGGAGAGTGGTCTCACAGGTAACCAACTCTGAcaccaccttgatcttggactttcagcctccagaactgtgagaaaataaattcccttTGTTTAAGGCACCCAggctatggcattttgttatggcaaccctagcAAACTAAGACAGCATCTTTACTTTGTGAATAAACTCAGACATAGCGGTGtatgtcaggcattgttctaagctctttacagatgtttaaacaattaaaacacTTTCCCACCAGGCCCAGTGAATCACCAGTGAATTCTCAACGGGTAGGAGGCAAGAAGAGTATACCTCCttctccctggggcaggagctgGGAATTCAAAATCAATATTATTGGGGGGAAACAACACCCTCAGAGGTACATCGAGTGAAAACCACAGGTGGAGATGATGGagattaaaattaataacaataggaaaataatagcTACCAGTAATTGAGCACTGAGTTCAGAAAGGGTCAGCTACTTGCTCAACTGTTGAAGAGCATTAGAGTTCAGACCCACATCTTTGCCTTTTTCTACTTGGCACACTGCTGGGGTGAGCAGACTGAGGTcactggctggggcagggggtggggggagcgatGGGGTAAAGGTTGAACAGGTGACTGAGCGTGTTCTCAATGGAGGAGATCAGTGGGCAGCAGGGaggtaagttttttgttttttaagaaaaggtgGTAGGGAAAATCTAATGACCTTCATTTGCCAGGTGCAAATCCAATAGTTCTCGTTTATTTAGCTCCTCCAACATACCAGGCATTAAGCTTGAAACTCAGAACAGTTCTGAGAAGCAGATAttggtgtattttaattttacGGACATGGAAACGGGAACGCAGACAAGGTGAGAGACCTGCCCCCGAGTtcaagtaagtggcagaactggagtGGCGGACCTGGGAGGCTCCtaaccccacccccgccccagctcaTCCATTCTGCTTTGCAGGTGTAGCTACAGATTCTGCACCCACACTGTCCGTATGGCCAGTGCATGTAGGAGGGCCTCCATGCTAGGAACAGACAAGTTACATATCCTGTCATGGTCTTTACAAGACTCCGCCAAAAGTTATTAGCACAGAGCCGCTCTGCCCAAGAATGTTCCAAGGAGCCTGGGTTTCCCAAGATGTTCCATGGAAAAAGTTCTCTGCTTGGAAAAGTCTGGTGGAAGTGCTGCCTGTTATCCCTCCCTTGCCTCAGAGACTAACAGCGAACACTGGTAGATTGTAAAGGttctgcagtttaaaaaaaaaaaaaaaaggctctttcCTTCAATGAGGCCAAGGTCTCCCCAATCTACTTGACCCAGAGGCAAGGTGTGTCAGTTAAGATACTGGGCAGCACCTCTTAAGAGGTGCTGCAACGCAGGACTTAAGAAGCAGATAGATAAACAGGATGGAGCTACTTTTGGAAACATTAACTAAAATGCAGGCTTTTTTCTTAAGAATTACAAAGGCCATTGATATTTACATTTAGTCTGCTTTCTACTgagaaaataaacagttaaaaaaaaatcagaggcaaCAAACCAAACAAGGGAATTTGAGATTTGCATTCTCAAAATCTATTGGCTTATCCTAAAACCTCATGCTTCTGCACCAACCCCATTCCATTCTCCAGAtttccacccaccctcccctctttGGGGCTGCTCTCCAGCTACACCCAGCTGAAAGTGACCACAACTTGCAATGCATCCAGCCCCGCACCCCCAGCCCTTACATTGCAGAAACAGTGATAGGGAGGCATCAGACCTTCTGCCCACAGTGCAGCCAGAGCTGGCATATGTCAGAGAAGCAATGAAGTTATCTGATACAACAATGATCCCTCTGCCTTTGGGTTAGGGAGGAGCACTCTAAAGACATTCctatggaggggtgggggtgggggtgagattgccaacatttcctttaaaacttcCGGATTGTGAGTactgtgatttttctatttctctttttgcttattttcggCTTCTAATTCTCGACAATTAATTTGTAGCACTTGTGTTACAAAGGAGGAGGAGGTAGGAGGAGCGAAGAAaatggggagagaggggtggggggagaggaggaaggagggggaaggagggggaggcttAGGGAcgagggggaggtggagagagaggggaaaaagagctgaacaagggaggagaaaaagactGGGTGGGGAAGACTTggagggggggagaaggaggaagggagagaggctaatgggcaagggggaagggaaggaggggaagagggaggcagaagacaaagaaaaaagggcaggagaaggagggaggagaaggggaaaatcAATCATAAAATCTCCGAAGAAGGCTGAATAAGCTCACCCCGTAACATACACCGGTGTCTCCCAACACGGTCAGGTACAAGCCCTGACCTGCAACGTTCCCGTTTGCAACAACACTTTCCCAGCTGCCCCGTCACCAAAGCAACGCTCAGGCACCGGCGCGGCGATGCTTTCTCCTTACCCACTCGGAAGATCAGATCGTCTTCGATGGGATTCTCTTTTCGTTTCCCAGTGCTGTACATGCTCGCCGGTCTCTTCACCGCTTTCTGCTTGACATGGCCGCTCCCTGGGGACTTAACGCGCCTCTTCACGCCCTCGGTGGTGGGAGACACGTCGGCCGACCGGATCACCTTCAGCTTGAACGGGCTGCCTCGGATGTGCTGGTCGTAGAGTCGCAGAGAGAGGGTAAAGTCCCCTTCCTTCTGGACAGTGTACAAAAACTCGTACGTGCCGTTTTTGTTGTCGAGTATTTCTCCGTCCGCCACGCTGCCGTCGGGCGTGCTCAGCTCCGCCGTGATGTAGGCGTTGCCGGTCTTGCACAGCTCCCCGTCTTTGTCCTTGGTCGTTATGGTGACGGACATGGGCTGCCCGATGATGGTCTGCCGCAGCCCCTCGCCCGTGGCCACCGTCTCGGAGGCGACGGCGTTGGTGGTTAAGATCGTCCCGAGGTTGTGGATGGACTTCTTGAGCCCTTCGGTCTCCACGATGAAATCCAGCTGATCATTTTCACGCGGGTGCAGCGGGAAATCCTGATCCGCCAGTTCGTTCAGCTTCTCGCTCATCTGCTTCTTCACGAGCAGCACCTCCGTCTCCGTGCCATGGTTCAGGGCCTGCGCGGTGAAGTTGCTGCAGCTCTTTATATTCTCCTGCCCCTCGAGCAGAGTATCCAGCTGCGACTGAAGGACCTGTGGGGTCAAAAAGCGAGGCCGGGTGAGCGCATCTCAGCGCACTGCATGGTGCGCGCTTGGCGCGCCGGGGCAGCGCCCTCCGCGGGCTCCTACCGCGTCCTGCACCTGCCCCCCGCCGGTGGTTCTCCGCAAGTGGTGTTTAATTTGGCCCACTGAACCAGCTTCTAATGCGTGATTCTGAATTGCATTCGCAGTACCTTCTCGTTCCCTTCCGCCTCGCCCAGACTCTCCCACACACATATTTCTTGGGTCATGTGTTTTTGCTAGGGACAAGCAGAAACGTCACCACCAGGAGCCCGGAAAACAAATTGCTATGCCTGGCATCTGAACTATTAATTATTCAGTATCTCTCTGTAATGTCCTACTAAATTCCCCTGTTACCACCCAAAGGaacagaaaccaaacaaaactctCCACACCCGAATAGCAGAAGCTTTTGATCCCTGGTTTTGTGACTGGACATGTTAAAGGCTGCAGTCAGGGTTCACTTTGAAGTTGACTAACAGGTTGGTGTGGATGAGAGAGCAATTAAGAGACTATTAGACATTATAatttaaggaaggaaaataatccaCTTTAACCCTAAATCCTGAAAGCATTACTTTGTATTCATTCTTGCCTTGTCAAATCATAAATTGGTACTTAAGGTTACAGAATCATAGAAGTTTGccggaaagaggaaggaaaaaatagctGGGTGTGCCATGAAATGAAAACTACTGTTTACCATAAAACAGTGACACTTAAGGACCCATCTAAGTCCCCTTTGCTGTTCTTAGAACACAGTAAGCTGGTGCAGTGAAATACCGGGGGTATCATGTCTCTTACAGGATTATCTACAAGAATGGCAGGAATCTTACTTTATGTTTGAGGCCATAGTTGACTTCCAGTTCCATAAGCAGCACGCTCTTGCGCACGTTTAAAGTCTTCTGGAGCTCATCAAAGGTAGAATGGATGTCATCCACAATGCTGGCCTTTTGGTTGGTTAACTGATGAATGATTTCTGAGATGAACTGAAGGGCAGAATCTATTTCTGGGAGCCTAGAGGACAGTCATTAAAGATCATTACTTAGCATCAACCCAGAAATAGCAAAACATCTACCTAAACACTATGTtttgtcaaaaaatattttctttgcctttcattatctttaaaaagtaataactgAAGAACAGAATGAATAAGACATGACATAATTACTGCCTTCGAGAGAAGAGACTCTGAGGGTCCATGTGTACTTCAAGTGTTCAGTCATCTAATTTTACTAATTGATGGTACAAAGCCTTGAGGCTCTCTGAACCCCATGGCTTCTCCTCACTCTGAATCAAGCCTTCTCAAACTTAACACTATAATATTGTAGGTCACACACTTCTTTGTTACAGGGGACTAGCCTGTGTGTTa containing:
- the TRIM2 gene encoding tripartite motif-containing protein 2 isoform X4 — its product is MHRSSRYGTRQQRAGSKTAGLPCQWSRMASEATNIPSPVVRQIDKQFLICSICLERYKNPKVLPCLHTFCERCLQNYIPAHSLTLSCPVCRQTSILPEKGVAALQNNFFITNLMDVLQRTPGSNVEESSILETVTAVAAGKPLSCPNHDGNVMDFYCQSCETAMCRECTEGEHAEHPTVPLKDVVEQHKASLQVQLDAVNKRLPEIDSALQFISEIIHQLTNQKASIVDDIHSTFDELQKTLNVRKSVLLMELEVNYGLKHKVLQSQLDTLLEGQENIKSCSNFTAQALNHGTETEVLLVKKQMSEKLNELADQDFPLHPRENDQLDFIVETEGLKKSIHNLGTILTTNAVASETVATGEGLRQTIIGQPMSVTITTKDKDGELCKTGNAYITAELSTPDGSVADGEILDNKNGTYEFLYTVQKEGDFTLSLRLYDQHIRGSPFKLKVIRSADVSPTTEGVKRRVKSPGSGHVKQKAVKRPASMYSTGKRKENPIEDDLIFRVGTKGRNKGEFTNLQGVAASTSGKILIADSNNQCVQIFSNDGQFKSRFGIRGRSPGQLQRPTGVAVHPSGDIIIADYDNKWVSIFSSDGKFK